From a region of the uncultured Methanobrevibacter sp. genome:
- the pyrF gene encoding orotidine-5'-phosphate decarboxylase, with protein MDIKNNLILALDVMSESEAIDICRSVAEHIDTIKIGYPLALAEGLEIIGKIKDAFCVKVICDFKVADIDATNSKICEETFKAGADAIICHGFVGRDSVQACLDVADKYGKELFLLTEMSHPGAKMFLQKNADAIAQMGVDMGIRNYVAPATRLDRLSDIRNIVGDDAYIISPGVGKQGGDGKKTLEFSNAIIVGRSIYESDNPKLACEELINSIK; from the coding sequence ATGGATATAAAAAATAACCTCATATTGGCACTCGACGTTATGAGTGAAAGTGAAGCGATTGACATTTGCAGATCAGTTGCAGAACATATCGACACAATAAAAATCGGATATCCTCTAGCGCTTGCAGAAGGCCTTGAAATAATCGGCAAAATCAAGGATGCCTTTTGTGTTAAAGTCATATGCGACTTCAAGGTAGCCGATATCGATGCTACAAACTCCAAAATATGTGAAGAGACATTTAAAGCAGGGGCAGATGCAATAATATGCCACGGTTTTGTCGGCCGTGACAGCGTCCAGGCATGTCTTGATGTAGCAGACAAATATGGAAAAGAGCTGTTTCTGCTTACTGAAATGTCACACCCAGGGGCAAAAATGTTTTTACAGAAAAATGCAGATGCAATAGCTCAGATGGGAGTGGATATGGGAATCCGAAACTATGTTGCACCGGCTACAAGACTTGATCGTTTATCAGACATAAGAAACATCGTAGGTGATGACGCATATATAATCTCACCAGGCGTGGGAAAGCAGGGCGGAGACGGCAAAAAGACTCTTGAATTCTCCAATGCAATAATTGTCGGAAGAAGCATTTACGAATCAGACAATCCGAAACTTGCATGTGAAGAATTAATCAATTCAATTAAATAA
- a CDS encoding DUF5654 family protein, translating to MASEVTKLIMETILGLITTAFAFVAGLAWNDAIQKLIEHFIGAGDALPSLFIYAIVVTIVAVLVTVILARVAGKMGIELNE from the coding sequence ATGGCATCTGAAGTTACCAAATTAATTATGGAAACCATTTTAGGTTTAATTACTACTGCATTTGCATTCGTTGCAGGTTTAGCATGGAATGATGCAATCCAAAAATTAATTGAACATTTCATTGGAGCTGGAGACGCACTTCCAAGTTTATTCATTTACGCAATTGTTGTAACTATTGTAGCAGTACTTGTAACCGTAATACTCGCAAGAGTAGCTGGTAAAATGGGTATTGAACTCAACGAATAA
- a CDS encoding deoxyhypusine synthase has product MRVSQINVDKDMKIIDLINQFDQSGVLGAGRVARACNILTDMINDEEMRVFMSLGGPLIPGGMRNIITRMISEGHVDLIVSSGANITHDLVEAFGGSHYRHEGKDDEELNQEGIGRIADINVGSDDFTIFETEIIKIFEKISKDKKTLSIQELLYEIGLLVEDENSFVAQAARNNIPIFAPGLIDSMIGLQLWIFSQDHDFVVDAVADMHYLSDIVFEAEKVGAILLGGGLTKHYTLASNVIKGGLDAAIQITMDRPEAGSLGGAPLEEAKSWAKARCGSSLASVVGDVTVIFPLIYAAALDRIGSD; this is encoded by the coding sequence ATGAGAGTTTCACAGATTAACGTTGATAAAGATATGAAAATAATTGATTTGATAAATCAATTTGACCAGTCAGGTGTATTGGGCGCCGGCAGAGTGGCCCGTGCATGCAATATCCTGACAGACATGATAAATGATGAAGAAATGAGAGTATTCATGAGTCTTGGAGGTCCTTTGATTCCGGGAGGAATGAGGAATATCATAACCCGGATGATTAGTGAAGGCCATGTTGATTTGATTGTATCAAGCGGTGCAAACATTACTCACGATTTGGTCGAAGCATTCGGAGGATCCCATTATCGCCATGAAGGAAAAGATGATGAAGAGTTGAATCAGGAAGGAATCGGCAGAATTGCTGATATCAATGTCGGTTCTGATGATTTCACTATATTTGAAACTGAAATAATCAAAATTTTTGAAAAAATTTCAAAAGACAAAAAAACACTTTCAATTCAGGAACTGCTTTATGAGATAGGTCTTCTTGTTGAAGATGAAAATTCGTTCGTTGCACAAGCTGCAAGAAACAACATTCCGATATTTGCACCGGGTCTTATTGATTCAATGATCGGTCTGCAATTGTGGATATTTTCACAGGACCATGATTTTGTCGTTGATGCAGTGGCAGATATGCACTATCTCTCAGATATAGTATTTGAAGCGGAAAAAGTGGGTGCCATCCTTTTAGGAGGAGGTCTCACAAAACATTATACACTGGCTTCCAATGTTATTAAAGGAGGATTGGATGCAGCTATTCAGATTACAATGGACAGGCCTGAAGCGGGCAGTCTGGGTGGTGCACCTCTTGAGGAAGCTAAATCATGGGCAAAGGCAAGATGCGGATCCAGTCTGGCCAGCGTCGTTGGTGATGTAACTGTAATTTTCCCGCTTATTTATGCAGCAGCTTTAGATAGAATTGGAAGTGATTAA
- a CDS encoding CBS domain-containing protein yields MLTSVQKEILQTLINLYQSSNGKSIKGEDIAEVMNRNPGTIRNQMQSLRSLSLVKGVPGPRGGYKPTIEAYHSLNISVSDQDSKVPIYKNGERIEDVSVARIEFTSVPQPTECEAAIKVLGSIKDLNLGDTVRIGPTPVNNLGVMGKIVGRDDMDNILLVDTTTIRSIPKNTVGDIASKEVISFAMDCSVKEACKKLASCEIDGAPVIKDGKVVGVFTLTDLVQAIADDKEHLTVGELMSTNVVIVNEDMKIANAIEVMLKKSISRLIIADNNQVLLGIVTRTDLIDSITNLKQFPIITN; encoded by the coding sequence ATGTTAACATCTGTTCAAAAGGAAATTTTACAAACCTTGATAAATTTGTACCAGTCATCAAACGGCAAATCTATTAAGGGAGAAGATATTGCTGAGGTTATGAATAGGAATCCTGGAACAATACGTAACCAGATGCAGTCATTAAGAAGTTTAAGTTTAGTAAAAGGAGTGCCTGGTCCGAGAGGAGGGTACAAGCCAACAATTGAAGCCTATCATTCTCTAAACATTTCAGTATCTGATCAGGATTCAAAAGTACCGATATACAAAAACGGCGAAAGAATAGAGGATGTCTCTGTCGCACGTATAGAATTCACCAGTGTTCCGCAGCCGACAGAATGCGAAGCTGCAATCAAAGTTTTAGGAAGCATAAAAGATTTAAATCTTGGAGACACAGTAAGAATAGGTCCTACTCCTGTTAATAATCTTGGAGTTATGGGAAAAATTGTAGGCCGTGATGATATGGACAATATTCTTCTCGTTGACACCACTACAATAAGAAGCATTCCTAAAAATACCGTGGGAGACATTGCAAGCAAAGAAGTCATATCATTTGCTATGGACTGCTCTGTAAAGGAAGCATGCAAAAAACTTGCTTCATGTGAAATTGACGGAGCTCCAGTTATTAAGGACGGTAAAGTGGTTGGCGTATTTACATTGACAGACCTTGTTCAGGCAATTGCTGATGATAAGGAGCACCTGACTGTAGGAGAGCTCATGTCAACAAATGTAGTCATTGTCAATGAAGACATGAAAATAGCAAACGCCATTGAAGTAATGCTTAAAAAATCAATCTCAAGATTAATAATAGCAGACAACAATCAGGTTTTACTTGGAATTGTAACAAGAACTGATTTGATAGATAGTATAACCAATTTAAAACAATTCCCAATTATTACAAATTAA
- a CDS encoding ATP phosphoribosyltransferase — translation MNEKIILGLPKGSLNNVNRGNTHQLFVDAGYEVRGYEPGNESYEIDILNDEDIVAYLTRPQSTPVELNRGMVDIAIVGEDWIKEESVLRPTKTVKIGDLDYGQTRLIVAVPNDSPYNSLSDLFRANKDRKTPILCFTEYPNLTRKFIMENEVYQELYGDAVPFVQVRGLTDGDNEMVQVINSDGATEVYIAKGADLIVDNTQTGSSLRKAGLKEIETILHSSAGLYAGVSCTGEKMEKAEMIFKQLFGAITAKKFFDVKFNIANSKIESVTNYLIENKLCADEPTITPGSDFSQVNVLIPKSKFPEMVDAIKGFDATSIIRNDLKQLIE, via the coding sequence ATGAATGAAAAAATTATCTTAGGCCTTCCGAAAGGAAGTTTAAATAATGTTAACAGAGGAAATACACATCAGTTATTTGTTGATGCAGGTTATGAGGTTCGAGGATACGAACCGGGCAATGAATCTTACGAAATTGACATACTGAATGATGAAGACATTGTAGCGTATTTGACCCGCCCTCAGTCAACTCCTGTTGAGCTGAATCGTGGAATGGTGGATATAGCAATTGTCGGTGAAGACTGGATTAAGGAAGAATCCGTACTGAGACCAACTAAAACTGTAAAAATCGGAGATCTGGATTACGGTCAGACCAGATTGATTGTAGCGGTACCGAATGATTCTCCTTATAACAGTTTATCTGATTTATTTAGAGCAAACAAGGACAGAAAAACTCCAATATTGTGCTTTACAGAGTATCCTAATTTAACCAGAAAATTCATTATGGAAAATGAAGTCTATCAGGAACTCTATGGTGATGCGGTGCCGTTTGTTCAGGTCAGAGGTCTTACTGACGGTGACAATGAAATGGTTCAGGTCATTAACTCCGACGGTGCAACTGAAGTTTACATTGCAAAAGGAGCTGATTTGATTGTTGACAATACTCAAACCGGAAGCAGCTTAAGAAAAGCAGGCTTGAAAGAAATTGAAACAATCTTGCATTCTTCAGCAGGTCTTTATGCAGGCGTAAGCTGCACTGGTGAGAAAATGGAAAAGGCAGAGATGATTTTCAAACAGCTTTTCGGTGCAATTACTGCTAAAAAATTTTTTGATGTTAAGTTCAACATTGCAAACAGCAAAATTGAAAGTGTTACCAATTATTTGATTGAAAACAAGCTGTGTGCTGATGAGCCTACAATCACTCCGGGTTCTGATTTCTCACAGGTCAACGTACTGATTCCTAAATCAAAATTCCCTGAAATGGTAGATGCCATCAAAGGATTTGATGCAACTTCAATCATCAGAAATGATTTAAAACAGCTTATAGAATAA
- a CDS encoding cation-translocating P-type ATPase, translated as MIDEITDFLFGLKMTIISGIFLLIAVIFMIFGINTPTYLNPAWGTVIISGIPMLLLAMTRLVREKWISSALLIAIAMVASLFIGEIFAAGEVAWIMALGALLEDWTVERAKKGLRNLINLTPQTGRKIVDGVEEVVSVDEIKIGDTLRILPGESVPVDGEIIKGTSSLDQSIMTGESLPIDKEVGDDVFCGTMNMYGAIDIKATSLGENSSLQKLIDLVKAADEKQAPTQRIADKWATWLVPVALIIAIAAWLVTGNIERGVTVLVVFCPCALILATPTAIMAAIGQATKYGVLIKSGEALETLGGLNTLVFDKTGTLTYGNLEVSDVIPIKADLSQMDLLKMTASCEKLSEHPLAKAIVNNAKEAEVDIEEPKEFKMYPGKGVTCINSFGNVYAGNSKFLAENNIDVDVDNQLNKLKNEGKASIIVALDGEVVGLIGLSDVIREDSKGMIDSLHDLGTETVLLTGDNTETANYFASKVGIGKVYGNLLPEEKLSWIEKFKNEGRQVCMIGDGVNDAPALKTADVSVAMGSVGSDVAIEAADIALLGDDIGKIPYLKKLSNSTLFTIKANIAISMTINAVAIICSVLGLLNPVTGAIVHNAGSCLVVLNAALLYDRHFDDSIKKIDTENVEHSHYHFHNDGEHSHSHENVEIIDEIVTDNGIKHMHAHKHSLNRQSCEPYHN; from the coding sequence GTGATAGATGAAATAACTGATTTCCTATTCGGATTAAAAATGACCATTATTTCAGGTATTTTTTTACTTATAGCAGTTATTTTTATGATTTTTGGAATAAATACTCCAACTTATTTAAACCCTGCATGGGGAACAGTAATAATAAGCGGTATTCCAATGCTGCTTTTGGCGATGACCAGACTCGTTCGTGAAAAATGGATTTCATCAGCACTGCTTATTGCAATAGCTATGGTGGCATCACTTTTCATAGGTGAGATATTTGCGGCAGGTGAAGTGGCATGGATTATGGCACTGGGAGCTCTTTTAGAGGACTGGACTGTAGAAAGAGCTAAAAAAGGTTTAAGAAACTTAATCAATTTAACTCCGCAAACTGGAAGAAAAATAGTTGATGGTGTTGAGGAAGTTGTATCAGTGGATGAGATAAAAATAGGTGATACATTAAGAATTCTTCCCGGTGAAAGCGTACCTGTTGACGGTGAAATTATAAAAGGTACATCATCTCTTGACCAGTCAATCATGACTGGGGAATCTTTGCCAATTGATAAGGAAGTTGGTGATGATGTATTCTGCGGTACAATGAACATGTATGGCGCAATTGACATAAAAGCAACAAGTTTAGGTGAAAATTCATCACTTCAAAAACTTATTGATCTTGTCAAGGCAGCTGATGAAAAACAGGCACCTACACAAAGAATTGCAGACAAATGGGCAACATGGCTGGTTCCTGTTGCACTGATAATAGCAATCGCAGCATGGCTGGTAACTGGAAACATAGAAAGAGGAGTGACAGTTTTAGTCGTATTCTGTCCATGTGCACTGATACTTGCAACACCAACAGCAATAATGGCTGCAATAGGTCAGGCAACAAAATATGGTGTTCTAATCAAGTCAGGTGAAGCGCTTGAAACTTTAGGCGGTTTAAATACATTAGTGTTTGATAAAACAGGAACATTAACTTACGGTAATTTAGAGGTTTCTGATGTTATCCCGATTAAAGCCGATTTAAGTCAGATGGATTTGCTTAAGATGACTGCGTCATGTGAGAAATTAAGCGAACATCCATTAGCTAAAGCCATTGTAAACAATGCAAAAGAAGCTGAAGTTGATATTGAAGAGCCAAAGGAATTTAAAATGTATCCTGGTAAAGGTGTAACATGCATAAATTCTTTTGGTAATGTATATGCAGGAAACTCCAAATTCTTAGCTGAAAATAATATTGATGTTGATGTTGACAATCAGCTGAACAAACTTAAAAATGAAGGTAAGGCTTCAATCATTGTTGCACTCGACGGTGAAGTTGTAGGACTGATTGGATTGTCTGATGTAATACGTGAAGATTCAAAAGGCATGATTGACAGTCTTCATGACCTTGGAACTGAAACCGTATTGCTTACCGGAGATAACACAGAAACCGCTAATTATTTTGCATCAAAGGTCGGAATTGGCAAGGTTTACGGCAATCTCCTTCCAGAAGAGAAACTGTCCTGGATTGAAAAATTCAAAAATGAAGGAAGACAGGTTTGTATGATAGGGGATGGAGTAAATGACGCTCCCGCACTCAAAACTGCTGATGTCAGCGTTGCAATGGGATCTGTTGGAAGTGATGTGGCCATTGAAGCAGCAGACATTGCGCTTTTAGGTGATGATATCGGAAAAATCCCATATCTTAAAAAACTGTCAAATTCCACATTGTTTACTATAAAGGCAAACATTGCAATTTCAATGACAATCAATGCAGTTGCAATAATATGTTCTGTTTTAGGATTACTGAATCCTGTTACAGGAGCTATTGTGCACAATGCAGGGTCATGCCTTGTAGTTTTAAATGCGGCATTGCTTTATGACAGGCATTTCGATGATTCAATCAAAAAAATAGACACTGAAAACGTTGAACATTCACATTATCACTTCCACAATGACGGAGAACATTCACACTCCCATGAAAATGTGGAAATTATCGATGAAATTGTAACGGATAATGGAATTAAGCATATGCATGCTCATAAACATTCATTAAATAGACAAAGTTGTGAACCATATCACAACTAA
- a CDS encoding TIGR04083 family peptide-modifying radical SAM enzyme yields the protein MTFHVMIIPTLNCPSNCKYCWGSENKKEMMDVEIIDQIITWLGDFRDDKVHFTFHGGEPLLAGYDFYEYALEKLSKLENLDGFSLQSNIWLLSDELIDLFVKYNVVVSTSIDGPKEINDYQRGEGYFDRTMGKVELAKSKGLIINFVLTVTDYSKDFSDELYDFFKSQKLNLKIHAALPSLRGDNADPWALDQEEHGKLLIDWLDKYLYDLDKFTVMDLDHICKSSLRRRGTLCTFADCIGTTLAVGSDGSIYPCYRFVGMPEYVLGNVSDNPSFDDLKASSAWAKLMEFREYVDENCKKCRYVKYCEGGCPYNAIVAYQTPKAVDPQCTAYKMIFGEVSKRMNKEFAKSAFGMGGQAPRKEGDPFSIMDLAMK from the coding sequence ATGACATTTCATGTAATGATTATTCCGACATTAAACTGTCCGTCAAACTGCAAATACTGTTGGGGATCTGAAAACAAAAAGGAAATGATGGATGTTGAAATCATCGACCAGATTATAACATGGCTGGGTGATTTTAGAGATGATAAAGTCCATTTCACTTTCCACGGAGGCGAACCTCTTCTTGCAGGTTATGACTTTTATGAATATGCATTGGAAAAGCTTTCAAAATTGGAAAATCTTGATGGATTTTCTCTTCAAAGCAACATCTGGCTTCTAAGTGATGAGTTAATCGATTTGTTTGTAAAGTACAATGTTGTAGTTAGTACAAGTATTGACGGGCCAAAGGAAATCAACGATTATCAAAGAGGAGAAGGTTACTTTGACAGGACCATGGGTAAAGTGGAACTTGCCAAAAGCAAAGGCCTGATAATCAACTTTGTTTTAACCGTAACTGATTACTCCAAAGATTTTTCAGATGAACTGTATGATTTCTTTAAAAGCCAGAAACTGAATCTTAAAATTCATGCGGCTTTGCCGTCTCTTCGTGGAGACAATGCTGATCCGTGGGCACTTGACCAGGAGGAACATGGGAAACTTCTTATAGACTGGCTTGACAAATACCTTTATGATTTGGATAAATTCACTGTTATGGATCTGGACCATATCTGTAAAAGTTCACTTAGAAGAAGAGGAACATTATGCACCTTTGCAGACTGCATCGGAACAACCCTTGCTGTAGGTTCAGACGGTTCAATATATCCGTGCTACAGGTTTGTTGGAATGCCTGAGTATGTTTTAGGCAACGTATCTGATAATCCAAGCTTTGATGATTTAAAAGCATCATCTGCATGGGCAAAGCTTATGGAATTCAGAGAGTATGTTGATGAAAACTGCAAAAAATGCAGATATGTTAAATATTGTGAAGGAGGATGTCCTTACAATGCTATTGTTGCATATCAAACACCTAAGGCAGTTGACCCTCAATGTACAGCATATAAAATGATATTCGGTGAAGTTTCAAAAAGAATGAATAAGGAATTCGCCAAATCCGCTTTTGGAATGGGTGGTCAGGCTCCTAGAAAAGAAGGCGATCCGTTCAGCATAATGGATTTGGCTATGAAATAG
- a CDS encoding TIGR04165 family Cys-rich peptide gives MKLEELLAPCPKCGSKDKIAKRKLLDNHRAHAEMDAVQCEDCGYIFFVNDSMDEDDKKKLLNELNKVYG, from the coding sequence ATGAAACTTGAAGAATTATTGGCACCATGTCCAAAATGTGGTTCAAAAGATAAAATCGCTAAAAGAAAATTATTGGATAATCACAGGGCTCATGCAGAAATGGATGCAGTCCAATGTGAAGACTGCGGATATATTTTCTTTGTAAACGACAGCATGGACGAAGATGACAAAAAGAAACTGTTGAATGAATTAAATAAAGTCTACGGTTAA
- a CDS encoding aldo/keto reductase translates to MQNRLIKKIGVEVSQLGFGAMRLPLKNGKIDRDLAKEQIYYAIDNGINFIDTAYLYGDSEKFLGEILQGEYRDKVRICTKLPSINVRKREDMDYFLDEQLKRLQRDCIDFYLVHSVDLKSVNRLIKKGLFEFLNQAQRDGKIKYVGFSYHGAKEEFDLLIDGYDWDVVMVQYNYFDENVQASVEGIEYAASKGMGVFVMEPLKGGILAGNMPKDAEEIFKKADSDKTTAQWALQWVLNNRNVTCVFSGMNSFEQIDDNISISNRTEPMSMTFGELETVELVKRVMKESLKINCSTCGYCMPCPQGVNIPECLKIYNEKYLFGHKGFMNPAFLDYYQYVGGVMGKPAYAGLCNGCGKCLRKCPQKLDIISELKKVKKEYELPAMKYFLMFIRNIGFPVYRFFVKLLNR, encoded by the coding sequence ATGCAAAATCGATTAATCAAAAAAATAGGAGTTGAAGTCTCCCAGCTTGGTTTCGGTGCAATGAGGCTTCCATTGAAAAACGGAAAGATTGATCGTGATTTGGCTAAAGAGCAAATTTATTATGCTATTGATAATGGTATAAATTTTATAGATACGGCTTATCTTTATGGAGACAGTGAAAAGTTCCTTGGAGAAATTCTTCAGGGGGAATATAGGGATAAGGTTAGGATATGTACAAAATTGCCATCTATCAATGTTAGAAAACGCGAAGATATGGACTATTTTTTAGATGAACAGTTAAAAAGACTGCAAAGGGATTGCATTGATTTTTATCTGGTTCATTCTGTTGATTTAAAATCTGTTAATCGTCTGATTAAAAAAGGTTTGTTTGAATTTTTAAATCAGGCTCAACGTGACGGCAAAATCAAATATGTAGGTTTTTCATACCATGGGGCCAAAGAAGAGTTTGATTTGCTCATTGACGGCTATGACTGGGATGTGGTCATGGTTCAGTACAACTATTTTGATGAAAATGTTCAGGCAAGCGTTGAGGGAATAGAATATGCCGCTTCCAAAGGAATGGGCGTTTTTGTAATGGAACCTCTTAAAGGAGGAATTCTTGCGGGAAATATGCCTAAGGATGCTGAAGAGATATTTAAAAAGGCAGATTCTGATAAGACAACTGCCCAATGGGCCCTTCAGTGGGTTTTAAATAATAGAAATGTAACCTGCGTATTTTCAGGCATGAACTCATTTGAACAGATTGATGACAACATTTCCATTTCCAACCGGACAGAGCCTATGTCAATGACTTTCGGGGAGCTTGAAACTGTTGAGCTTGTCAAAAGGGTCATGAAGGAATCCCTTAAAATCAACTGTTCAACATGCGGATACTGCATGCCGTGCCCTCAGGGAGTAAACATTCCTGAATGTCTGAAGATATATAATGAAAAATATCTATTTGGTCACAAAGGCTTTATGAATCCTGCATTTCTGGATTATTATCAGTATGTTGGTGGAGTCATGGGAAAACCGGCTTATGCAGGTCTCTGTAACGGCTGCGGTAAGTGTTTAAGGAAATGCCCTCAAAAACTTGATATCATTTCCGAGCTTAAAAAGGTTAAAAAAGAATATGAATTACCGGCAATGAAATATTTCCTGATGTTTATAAGAAATATCGGTTTTCCGGTATACAGATTCTTCGTTAAACTATTAAACCGTTAA
- the galU gene encoding UTP--glucose-1-phosphate uridylyltransferase GalU, with protein sequence MKAVIPAAGFGTRFLPATKAQPKEMLPVYDKPTIQYVIEEAVASGIDDILIVTGRNKRSIEDHFDKSFELEQTLQSAGKDDRLRQVRAITDLADICYVRQKEQNGLGDAINCAKKHIGGEAFAVLLGDSITKGPTPCTKQLIDVYEKYNASAISLEAVPKEKVERYGIIKGTEVENNVYNIEKLVEKPLAHQAPSNLAIMGRYVLTPDIFDKIDETVPGVGGEIQLTDALQKLDAIYGVTFEGKTYDIGNRFEWLKTSIEFAMDDDESKDDLIEYMKEIIKEYE encoded by the coding sequence ATGAAAGCTGTAATTCCAGCAGCAGGTTTTGGTACAAGATTTTTACCTGCTACTAAAGCGCAACCTAAGGAAATGTTGCCGGTTTATGATAAACCAACCATCCAGTATGTTATTGAAGAGGCAGTAGCATCCGGAATCGATGATATTTTAATCGTAACAGGTAGAAACAAAAGATCTATTGAAGATCACTTCGACAAATCATTTGAACTTGAACAGACTCTGCAAAGTGCAGGAAAAGATGACCGCTTAAGACAGGTTCGTGCAATCACTGATTTGGCAGATATATGCTATGTAAGACAAAAAGAACAGAACGGCTTAGGTGATGCAATTAACTGTGCTAAAAAGCATATCGGCGGTGAAGCATTCGCAGTTCTTTTAGGAGATTCAATTACTAAAGGACCAACCCCTTGTACTAAACAGCTTATTGATGTTTATGAAAAATATAATGCATCTGCAATCTCACTTGAAGCAGTTCCTAAAGAAAAAGTAGAAAGATATGGAATTATCAAAGGAACTGAAGTGGAAAATAACGTTTACAATATTGAAAAGCTTGTTGAAAAGCCACTGGCTCATCAGGCTCCATCCAATCTGGCTATTATGGGCCGTTATGTATTGACTCCTGATATCTTTGATAAAATAGATGAAACTGTTCCTGGAGTAGGTGGAGAAATCCAGCTTACAGATGCCCTTCAGAAATTGGATGCAATTTACGGCGTAACATTCGAAGGAAAAACCTATGATATAGGAAATCGTTTCGAATGGCTTAAAACTTCAATTGAATTTGCAATGGATGATGATGAATCCAAAGATGATTTGATTGAATATATGAAGGAAATTATCAAAGAATATGAATAA